From one Streptococcus oralis genomic stretch:
- a CDS encoding cysteine desulfurase family protein, with product MIYLDNAATTPMSAVAISEMTKVMQETHGNPSSIHGHGRQAGKLLREARQDLAHLLGTKPQHIFFTSGGTESNNTAIIGYCLRHQNRGKHIITTAIEHHSVLETIDYLVQHFGFEATIIQPVNQEITAQQIQEALRDDTILVSTMYANNETGSLLPIAEIGRILKDHPSAYHVDAVQAIGKIPIHPEELGIDFLSASAHKFHGPKGVGFLYASSADFDSYLHGGDQELKKRAGTENLAAIVGMVVALKEDLNDQVEHYQKLSALKATFLEEIADLDYYLNESNHQLPYVVNIGFPGQKNDLLLLRLDLEGISISTGSACTAGIVQTSHVLEAFYGPDSPRLKESVRISLSPLNTEEELKQLAQTLKNIIGD from the coding sequence TTGATTTATTTGGACAATGCTGCTACGACTCCTATGTCAGCAGTAGCTATTTCTGAAATGACCAAGGTCATGCAAGAAACTCATGGTAATCCTTCTAGTATTCATGGCCATGGTCGGCAGGCTGGCAAACTCTTGCGAGAGGCTCGTCAAGACTTAGCTCACTTACTAGGAACCAAACCTCAACATATCTTTTTTACGTCTGGTGGTACAGAAAGTAACAATACAGCCATTATTGGCTATTGTCTCCGTCATCAAAATCGTGGAAAACATATCATCACGACAGCTATTGAACACCATTCTGTGCTTGAAACTATCGATTATCTGGTTCAACATTTTGGTTTTGAAGCGACCATCATCCAACCAGTAAATCAAGAAATAACTGCTCAGCAAATTCAAGAAGCCTTACGTGACGATACCATTCTCGTTTCCACCATGTATGCTAATAATGAAACAGGAAGTCTCTTACCTATCGCTGAGATTGGACGTATTTTAAAAGATCATCCTTCTGCATATCATGTAGATGCTGTTCAAGCTATTGGGAAAATTCCTATCCATCCAGAGGAGTTAGGAATTGATTTCCTCAGTGCTTCTGCCCACAAATTCCATGGGCCAAAAGGAGTTGGCTTTCTTTATGCCTCTTCCGCGGACTTTGATTCCTACCTTCACGGTGGAGACCAAGAACTAAAGAAACGGGCTGGAACAGAAAATCTCGCTGCTATTGTAGGTATGGTCGTTGCTCTCAAAGAGGATTTAAATGACCAAGTTGAGCATTACCAAAAACTAAGCGCACTCAAAGCTACTTTTTTAGAAGAAATTGCTGATTTAGACTACTATCTCAATGAAAGCAACCACCAACTACCTTATGTTGTCAACATTGGCTTTCCTGGTCAAAAAAATGATTTGCTCTTACTACGGTTAGATCTTGAAGGAATTTCAATTTCTACCGGTTCGGCTTGTACTGCTGGTATTGTGCAAACCAGTCATGTGCTTGAAGCTTTTTATGGGCCCGATTCGCCTCGTTTGAAAGAATCTGTCCGTATCAGTCTCTCTCCTCTTAATACCGAAGAAGAACTGAAACAACTCGCACAAACCTTAAAAAATATTATTGGAGATTAA
- the pta gene encoding phosphate acetyltransferase: protein MEVFESLKANLVGKNVRIVLPEGKEPRILQATKRLVKETDVIPVLLGKPEKIKIYLEIEGIMDGYEVIDPQHYPQFDEMVAALVERRKGKMTEEEARKVLVEDVNYFGVMLVYLGLVDGMVSGAIHSTASTVRPALQIIKTRPNVTRTSGAFLMTRGSERYLFGDCAININPDADDLAEIAINSAITAKMFGIEPKIAMLSYSSKGSGFGENVDKVVAATQLAHELRPDLEIDGELQFDAAFHPETAALKAPGSKVAGQATVFIFPSIEAGNIGYKIAERLGGFSAVGPVLQGLNKPVNDLSRGCSSDDVYNLTLITAAQAVHQ, encoded by the coding sequence ATGGAAGTTTTTGAAAGTCTCAAAGCCAACCTGGTTGGTAAAAATGTACGCATCGTTCTCCCTGAAGGGAAAGAACCTCGTATCCTTCAAGCGACAAAACGTTTGGTTAAAGAAACAGATGTCATCCCAGTATTGCTTGGTAAACCTGAAAAAATTAAAATTTATCTTGAAATCGAAGGGATCATGGATGGTTATGAAGTAATTGATCCCCAACACTATCCTCAATTTGATGAAATGGTTGCTGCCTTAGTAGAGCGTCGTAAGGGCAAAATGACTGAAGAAGAAGCGCGTAAAGTTTTGGTTGAAGACGTCAACTACTTTGGTGTGATGCTAGTCTACTTGGGCTTGGTTGACGGTATGGTATCTGGTGCGATTCACTCAACTGCTTCAACAGTTCGTCCAGCCCTTCAAATCATTAAAACTCGTCCTAATGTTACTCGTACTTCAGGTGCCTTCTTGATGACTCGTGGTTCAGAACGTTATCTTTTCGGAGACTGTGCGATCAACATTAATCCTGATGCTGATGACTTAGCTGAAATTGCTATCAACTCGGCTATTACAGCTAAAATGTTTGGTATCGAACCCAAAATTGCTATGTTGAGCTATTCAAGTAAAGGTTCTGGTTTTGGTGAGAACGTTGATAAGGTAGTAGCAGCTACACAACTTGCGCACGAACTACGTCCAGATCTTGAAATAGATGGGGAATTGCAATTTGATGCGGCCTTCCACCCTGAAACGGCAGCTTTGAAAGCTCCAGGAAGTAAAGTAGCTGGACAAGCAACTGTATTCATCTTCCCAAGTATAGAAGCTGGAAATATCGGTTACAAGATTGCAGAACGTCTCGGTGGTTTCTCGGCTGTAGGTCCTGTTTTACAAGGTTTGAATAAGCCAGTTAATGACCTTTCACGTGGATGTAGCTCAGATGATGTATATAATCTTACACTAATTACTGCAGCTCAAGCGGTTCATCAATAA
- the radC gene encoding RadC family protein — translation MYSISFQEDSLLPRERLVKEGVEALSNQELLAILLRTGTRQANVFEISQKVLNSLTSLTDLKKMTLQELQSLSGIGRIKAIELQAVIELGHRIHKHETLEMESILSSQKLAKKMQQELGDKKQEHLVALYLNTQNQIIHQQTIFIGSATRSIAEPREILHYALKHMATSVILVHNHPSGAVSPSRNDDHVTKLVKEACELMGIVFLDHLIVSHSDYFSYREKTDLI, via the coding sequence ATGTACAGTATTTCATTCCAAGAAGATTCACTCTTGCCTAGAGAAAGACTAGTTAAAGAAGGAGTAGAGGCGCTGAGCAATCAAGAGTTGTTAGCTATTTTGCTCAGAACGGGAACGCGTCAGGCCAATGTTTTTGAAATTTCCCAGAAAGTCTTGAACAGTTTGACCAGTCTAACTGATTTGAAAAAAATGACCCTGCAGGAATTGCAGAGTCTGTCTGGTATTGGACGGATTAAGGCCATTGAACTACAAGCAGTAATTGAACTGGGGCATCGTATTCACAAACATGAAACCCTTGAGATGGAAAGTATTCTCAGTAGTCAAAAGCTAGCCAAGAAAATGCAACAGGAGCTTGGCGACAAAAAACAAGAGCACCTAGTGGCGCTCTATCTCAATACTCAAAATCAAATCATTCATCAGCAAACTATTTTTATCGGATCTGCGACACGCAGCATTGCTGAACCACGGGAAATTCTTCACTATGCTTTGAAGCATATGGCAACTTCCGTGATTCTCGTTCACAATCATCCATCCGGCGCTGTATCTCCTAGTCGAAACGATGACCATGTCACTAAACTAGTCAAGGAAGCCTGCGAACTGATGGGAATTGTGTTCTTGGACCATTTGATTGTCTCGCACTCTGATTACTTTAGTTACCGTGAAAAGACTGATTTGATTTAA
- the mutY gene encoding A/G-specific adenine glycosylase, whose product MLDLKEYGVDMWPEEKISSFREKLLNWYDENKRDLPWRRSKNPYHIWVSEIMLQQTRVDTVIPYYERFLDWFPTVESLANAPEERLLKAWEGLGYYSRVRNMQAAAQQIMTDFGGQFPNTYEGISCLKGIGPYTAGAISSIAFNLPEPAVDGNVMRVLARLFEVNHDIGVPSNRKIFQAMMEILIDPKRPGDFNQALMDLGSDIEAPVNPRPEESPIRDFSAAYQKGTMDRYPIKEPKKKPLPIYLKALVVRNDRGQYLLEKNESEKLLAGFWHFPLIEVEEFSREDDQLDLFSQVKEVSSAFGPSPQESFEQDYDLEVNWSQQVFDQVKHVFSHRKWHIQILSGQVTGLKQFSDREIRWLSPKEFADYPLAKPQQKIWQAYKTVLGDGDWD is encoded by the coding sequence ATGTTAGATTTGAAAGAATACGGTGTTGACATGTGGCCAGAGGAGAAGATTTCCTCTTTCCGTGAGAAACTCCTCAACTGGTACGATGAAAACAAACGGGATTTACCCTGGCGAAGAAGTAAAAATCCTTATCACATCTGGGTTTCTGAAATCATGCTGCAGCAGACTAGGGTAGATACGGTTATTCCCTACTATGAACGATTCTTGGACTGGTTTCCAACTGTTGAAAGTCTGGCGAATGCCCCTGAAGAGCGTCTGCTGAAGGCTTGGGAAGGTTTGGGTTATTATTCTCGAGTGCGCAATATGCAGGCTGCAGCTCAGCAGATTATGACTGACTTTGGGGGGCAATTTCCAAATACCTATGAAGGAATATCTTGCCTGAAAGGGATTGGCCCTTACACTGCGGGAGCTATTTCCAGTATCGCTTTTAATTTGCCTGAGCCAGCGGTCGATGGCAATGTCATGCGAGTTTTGGCACGCTTGTTTGAGGTTAATCATGATATCGGAGTTCCCAGCAATCGAAAGATTTTCCAAGCTATGATGGAAATCTTGATTGACCCGAAACGACCAGGTGATTTTAACCAAGCTCTGATGGATTTAGGTTCTGACATAGAGGCTCCAGTTAATCCTCGACCTGAAGAAAGCCCTATTAGAGACTTTAGCGCAGCCTATCAGAAGGGAACCATGGATCGATATCCGATTAAAGAACCTAAGAAAAAACCTCTTCCAATTTATCTCAAGGCTTTGGTTGTGCGCAATGATAGAGGTCAATATTTACTAGAGAAAAATGAAAGCGAAAAACTGCTAGCTGGATTTTGGCATTTCCCCTTGATTGAAGTCGAAGAATTTTCTAGAGAAGATGATCAGTTAGATCTTTTTTCTCAAGTCAAAGAGGTAAGCAGTGCATTTGGACCAAGCCCCCAAGAAAGTTTTGAGCAGGATTATGATTTAGAAGTGAATTGGTCCCAGCAAGTATTTGACCAGGTAAAGCATGTATTTAGTCATCGGAAATGGCATATTCAAATCCTATCAGGTCAGGTGACAGGATTAAAACAGTTCTCCGACAGAGAAATTCGCTGGCTATCCCCTAAAGAGTTTGCTGACTACCCCCTCGCTAAACCTCAACAAAAGATTTGGCAGGCTTATAAAACAGTTCTTGGAGATGGGGACTGGGATTAG
- a CDS encoding gamma-glutamyl-gamma-aminobutyrate hydrolase family protein, whose protein sequence is MKKPVIGITGNEKAHPDDDIMMSYAAKGFVEGVKDAGGIPIILPIGDQEMAAYYISIIDKLILTGGQNVDPKYYGEPKAIDSDDYHLQRDIFELALIKEAIKQKKPIFSVCRGTQLFNVAMGGTLHQDIEDHWQDCSAEYTTQRLVTEPDTILREIYGEISHINSFHHQSIKDLASNLKVVAHDPKDGIIEAVTTTDGFPYLGVQWHPEFLFENRPKDKTLFDYVVNEL, encoded by the coding sequence ATGAAAAAACCAGTTATTGGGATTACAGGAAATGAAAAAGCTCATCCAGATGATGACATCATGATGAGCTATGCAGCAAAAGGCTTTGTTGAAGGAGTCAAGGACGCTGGCGGAATTCCAATCATCCTACCGATTGGTGATCAAGAAATGGCTGCCTATTACATCAGTATCATTGATAAGCTCATCCTAACGGGTGGGCAAAATGTTGATCCAAAATACTATGGTGAACCAAAGGCTATTGATAGTGATGACTACCATCTTCAAAGAGATATTTTTGAACTAGCACTTATCAAAGAAGCGATTAAGCAAAAGAAACCAATTTTCTCTGTTTGTCGGGGTACTCAACTTTTCAATGTCGCCATGGGAGGCACGCTACACCAAGATATCGAGGATCATTGGCAGGACTGTTCAGCCGAATACACTACCCAACGCCTCGTAACGGAACCTGATACGATTCTCCGAGAAATCTATGGAGAAATCTCTCATATCAACTCCTTCCACCACCAGAGCATTAAAGATCTAGCCTCAAATCTTAAGGTTGTAGCACATGATCCTAAAGATGGAATCATTGAGGCTGTGACAACTACGGACGGCTTTCCTTATCTTGGTGTCCAATGGCATCCAGAATTTCTATTTGAAAATCGCCCCAAAGATAAAACGCTATTTGACTATGTTGTTAATGAACTCTAG
- a CDS encoding ribose-phosphate diphosphokinase has protein sequence MSDRNNMKLFTLNSNHEIAQKIADTVGVPLGKLSSRQFSDGEIQVNIEESVRGYDVYIIQSTSYPVSNHLMELLIMVDACVRASAHSINVVLPYFGYARQDRIASSREPLTSKLVANMLVKAGVSRVLTLDLHAVQVQGFFDIPVDNLYTVPLFAKHYCDKGLLGSDVVVVSPKNSGVKRARSLAEYLDAPIAIIDYAQDDSDRNEGYIIGDVEGKKAILIDDILNTGRTFSEAAKIVEREGATEIYAVSSHGLFVEGAADLLDATNIKEILVTDSVATKERTPENVCYITASELIGDAIVRIHERKPVSPLFAYNKKK, from the coding sequence ATGTCAGATAGAAACAACATGAAACTTTTCACCCTAAACTCTAACCATGAAATCGCTCAAAAGATTGCGGATACAGTTGGTGTACCTCTCGGGAAGTTATCCTCTCGACAATTTTCTGACGGCGAAATCCAGGTCAACATTGAAGAAAGTGTCCGTGGTTACGATGTCTACATCATCCAGTCAACCAGCTACCCTGTTAGCAACCACTTGATGGAGTTGTTGATCATGGTTGATGCTTGTGTACGTGCAAGTGCTCATAGTATCAACGTTGTCCTTCCTTACTTTGGTTATGCGCGTCAGGATCGTATCGCTTCTTCTCGTGAACCCCTCACTTCGAAACTGGTTGCCAATATGCTTGTCAAAGCTGGTGTAAGCCGTGTTCTAACGCTGGACCTCCACGCTGTTCAAGTCCAAGGTTTCTTTGATATTCCTGTAGATAATCTTTATACTGTTCCTCTATTTGCTAAGCACTACTGTGATAAAGGACTTCTTGGCTCTGATGTTGTTGTTGTTAGTCCAAAGAACTCTGGTGTTAAACGTGCTCGTAGTTTGGCTGAATACCTTGATGCTCCTATCGCTATCATTGACTACGCCCAAGACGATTCTGATCGTAACGAAGGCTATATCATTGGGGATGTTGAAGGCAAGAAAGCTATCTTGATTGACGACATCCTAAATACTGGTCGTACTTTCTCTGAAGCAGCAAAAATCGTTGAACGCGAAGGGGCAACTGAAATCTATGCGGTATCTAGTCACGGTTTATTTGTTGAAGGTGCAGCAGACCTTCTAGACGCAACTAACATTAAAGAAATCCTTGTAACGGACTCTGTAGCAACCAAAGAAAGAACTCCAGAAAATGTATGTTACATTACTGCTAGCGAATTAATTGGTGATGCTATCGTCCGCATTCACGAAAGAAAACCAGTCAGCCCACTCTTTGCTTACAACAAAAAGAAATAA
- a CDS encoding GTP pyrophosphokinase, with protein sequence MTIEWEEFLDPYIQAVGELKIKLRGIRKQYRKQNKHSPIEFVTGRVKPIESIKEKMARRGINYASLEHDLQDIAGLRVMVQFVDDVKEVVEILRKRQDMRVVQERDYITHRKASGYRSYHVVVEYTVDTINGAKTILAEIQIRTLAMNFWATIEHSLNYKYQGDFPEEIRKRLEITAKIAYQLDEEMGKIRDDIQEAQALFDPLSRKLNDGVGNSDDTDEEYR encoded by the coding sequence ATGACCATAGAATGGGAAGAATTTTTAGATCCTTACATTCAGGCTGTTGGTGAATTGAAGATTAAACTTCGGGGAATTCGCAAACAGTATCGTAAGCAAAACAAGCATTCTCCGATTGAGTTTGTAACGGGTCGGGTAAAACCGATTGAAAGTATCAAAGAAAAGATGGCTCGTCGAGGAATTAACTATGCAAGTCTAGAACATGATCTGCAAGACATTGCTGGTTTACGTGTCATGGTTCAGTTTGTTGATGACGTTAAAGAGGTAGTTGAGATTCTACGTAAACGCCAAGATATGAGAGTCGTTCAGGAACGAGACTATATCACTCATCGTAAGGCTTCGGGCTATCGTTCTTATCACGTGGTTGTTGAGTACACAGTTGATACGATCAACGGGGCTAAGACGATTTTGGCGGAAATTCAAATACGGACTTTAGCCATGAATTTCTGGGCTACGATTGAACACTCGCTCAATTATAAATATCAGGGAGATTTTCCAGAAGAAATCAGGAAAAGACTGGAAATCACAGCGAAAATAGCCTATCAACTGGATGAAGAAATGGGTAAGATTCGTGATGATATCCAGGAAGCGCAGGCTCTCTTTGATCCATTGAGCAGAAAACTAAACGATGGTGTAGGAAATAGTGACGATACAGATGAAGAATACAGGTAA
- a CDS encoding RluA family pseudouridine synthase, translated as MRFEFIADEHVKVKTFLKKHEVSKGLLAKIKFRGGAILVNGQAQNATYLLDIGDRVTIDIPAEEGFESLEAIDRSLDILYEDDHFLVLNKPYGVASIPSVNHSNTIANFIKGYYVKQNYENQQVHIVTRLDRDTSGLMLFAKHGYAHARLDKQLQRKFIEKRYFALVKGDGVLEPEGEIIAPIARDEDSIITRRVAKGGKYAHTSYKVVASYGDVHLVDIQLHTGRTHQIRVHFSHIGFPLLGDDLYGGSLDDGIQRQALHCHFLSFYHPFLERQLELESPLPDDFNNLITQLSTNTL; from the coding sequence ATGAGGTTCGAATTTATCGCAGATGAGCACGTCAAAGTCAAAACCTTCCTAAAGAAACACGAGGTTTCCAAGGGACTTTTGGCTAAGATTAAGTTTCGAGGCGGGGCTATTCTGGTTAATGGCCAAGCTCAAAATGCGACTTATCTCTTAGATATTGGAGATAGAGTAACTATTGACATTCCTGCAGAGGAAGGGTTTGAGAGCCTTGAAGCAATTGATCGATCACTCGATATCTTGTATGAAGATGATCATTTTCTGGTTTTGAATAAGCCTTATGGAGTAGCTTCCATCCCCAGTGTCAATCATTCCAATACCATTGCTAATTTTATCAAGGGATATTATGTAAAGCAAAACTATGAAAACCAGCAGGTTCATATCGTTACTAGGCTTGATAGAGATACTTCTGGTTTGATGCTCTTTGCCAAACACGGCTACGCTCATGCACGTTTAGACAAGCAACTACAACGAAAGTTTATCGAAAAAAGATATTTTGCACTTGTTAAAGGAGATGGTGTCTTGGAGCCAGAGGGGGAGATTATTGCCCCGATTGCGCGTGATGAAGATTCTATTATCACGAGACGGGTTGCCAAAGGTGGGAAATACGCTCATACGTCTTACAAAGTTGTAGCGTCTTATGGAGATGTTCACTTGGTCGATATTCAACTGCATACTGGACGAACTCATCAGATCCGAGTACATTTCTCTCATATTGGTTTCCCCTTGTTGGGAGATGATCTCTATGGTGGCAGCCTAGACGACGGCATTCAACGACAGGCCTTGCATTGCCATTTCTTATCATTTTATCATCCCTTCTTGGAGCGTCAGCTAGAGCTCGAAAGCCCCTTGCCAGATGATTTTAACAATCTTATTACTCAGTTATCAACTAATACTCTTTAA
- a CDS encoding DUF4649 family protein, with product MYRLTYQDNYHVERILEYKDYEELMLSLSGCVTLPDTLLISSLTLNDKVIYQGLVGDLYRFLSQAHFSDKN from the coding sequence ATGTATCGACTTACCTATCAAGATAACTATCACGTAGAACGTATACTTGAATATAAGGATTACGAAGAGCTCATGTTATCTCTATCTGGCTGTGTGACCCTACCTGATACTCTCCTAATCAGCTCCTTAACGCTGAATGATAAGGTGATTTATCAAGGATTGGTTGGCGATCTCTACCGTTTTCTATCACAAGCTCATTTTTCAGATAAAAACTAA
- a CDS encoding DUF1831 domain-containing protein, producing MAFEKTIKLQNCRYDYTLSPTVKKFTLKDNTFFETKVGNFELTRLLEKVPNSGEGFNLKIIINKDLTGAKLNITDKSGLRLVNIFKSEDHHIHQEKFYFLMDSLVERGIFTKEKR from the coding sequence ATGGCATTCGAAAAAACCATTAAACTACAAAACTGCCGCTACGACTATACACTTAGCCCAACTGTCAAAAAGTTCACACTGAAAGATAATACTTTCTTTGAAACAAAAGTTGGAAACTTCGAACTGACTCGTTTGCTTGAGAAAGTGCCTAACAGCGGTGAAGGCTTCAACCTAAAAATCATCATCAATAAAGACCTTACAGGTGCTAAACTCAATATCACTGACAAGTCTGGTCTTCGTTTGGTCAATATCTTTAAATCAGAAGACCACCACATTCATCAAGAAAAATTCTACTTCCTCATGGACAGCCTTGTAGAACGCGGTATCTTCACTAAAGAAAAAAGATAA
- a CDS encoding redox-sensing transcriptional repressor Rex, which translates to MKDKQSAIPKATAKRLSLYYRIFKRFHAEKIERANSKQIAEAIGIDSATVRRDFSYFGELGRRGFGYDVKKLMNFFADLLNDNSITNVMLVGIGNMGHALLHYRFHERNKMKIIMAFDLDDHPEVGSQTPDGIPIYGISQIKEKIKEADVKTAILTVPSVKSQEVANLLVDAGIKGILSFSPVHLHLPKDVVVQYVDLTSELQTLLYFMRKED; encoded by the coding sequence GTGAAAGATAAACAGTCTGCTATTCCAAAAGCAACAGCAAAAAGACTCTCTCTTTACTACCGAATTTTCAAGCGATTTCATGCAGAAAAAATCGAACGTGCCAACTCCAAGCAAATTGCAGAGGCTATCGGTATCGATTCTGCGACCGTTCGTCGGGATTTTTCCTATTTTGGTGAACTAGGTCGTCGAGGTTTTGGTTACGATGTCAAAAAATTGATGAATTTTTTTGCTGACCTCCTAAATGATAACTCCATTACAAATGTTATGTTGGTTGGGATTGGAAATATGGGCCATGCCCTTCTCCACTACCGCTTCCATGAGCGTAACAAGATGAAAATTATCATGGCCTTTGACCTAGATGACCATCCAGAAGTTGGAAGCCAGACGCCTGATGGGATTCCAATCTATGGTATCTCTCAGATTAAAGAAAAAATCAAAGAAGCAGATGTCAAAACTGCTATCCTAACAGTTCCAAGTGTTAAATCACAAGAAGTTGCCAATCTTTTGGTTGATGCTGGTATAAAAGGTATTCTCAGCTTTTCCCCTGTTCACCTTCACCTCCCAAAAGATGTTGTCGTTCAGTATGTTGATTTGACAAGCGAACTCCAAACCCTCCTCTATTTTATGCGTAAAGAGGATTAG
- a CDS encoding NAD kinase: protein MKNTGKRVDLIANRKPQSQKVLHELRDKLKKQHFILNDTNPDIVISIGGDGMLLSAFHKYENQLDKVRFVGVHTGHLGFYTDYRDFELDQLVTNLLLDTGAKVSYPVLNVKVTLENGEVKIFRALNEASIRRSDRTMVADIIINHVPFERFRGDGVTVSTPTGSTAYNKSLGGAVLHPTIEALQLTEIASLNNRVYRTLGSSIIIPKKDKIELLPTRNDYHTISVDNSVYSFRNIERIEYQIDHHKIHFVATPSHTSFWNRVKDAFIGEVDE from the coding sequence ATGAAGAATACAGGTAAACGAGTTGACCTCATAGCAAATAGAAAGCCACAAAGTCAGAAGGTTTTGCATGAGCTGAGGGATAAACTCAAGAAACAACATTTTATACTGAACGATACCAATCCCGATATCGTCATTTCCATTGGTGGCGATGGAATGCTTTTGTCTGCCTTTCACAAGTATGAGAATCAGTTAGACAAGGTTCGATTTGTAGGTGTTCATACAGGGCATTTAGGATTTTACACAGATTATCGTGATTTTGAGCTGGATCAATTGGTGACCAATCTTTTACTAGATACTGGTGCCAAAGTTTCTTATCCGGTCTTGAATGTTAAGGTAACGCTTGAAAATGGAGAGGTGAAAATCTTCCGTGCTTTAAATGAAGCGAGCATCCGTCGATCAGACCGCACCATGGTTGCGGATATCATCATTAACCATGTTCCGTTCGAGAGATTTCGTGGAGATGGAGTGACTGTTTCAACGCCGACGGGAAGTACTGCCTACAACAAGTCCTTGGGTGGAGCTGTCTTGCATCCGACCATTGAAGCCTTGCAGTTGACGGAGATAGCGAGTCTTAACAATCGAGTCTATCGCACTTTGGGATCATCAATCATCATTCCAAAAAAAGATAAGATTGAACTCTTACCGACACGCAATGATTACCATACGATATCAGTCGATAACAGTGTCTATTCCTTCCGTAATATCGAACGGATTGAGTATCAAATCGACCATCACAAGATTCACTTCGTAGCGACTCCAAGCCACACTAGTTTCTGGAATCGTGTTAAAGATGCCTTCATCGGCGAGGTGGATGAATGA
- a CDS encoding CYTH domain-containing protein, whose product MKHLEIELKTLLKKEEYDHLKKQFSHIQPVFQKNYYIDTPDFQLREKKVAMRIRTFSDWAELTLKVPQTVGNMEYNQKLTLPEAESYLEKQKLPQGLVLEKLAKIGIESHDWLVLGCLSTLRYETKTEIGLMALDESHYFDQTDYELELEVTDHEKGKADFRKFLDENHITYQKAPSKLIRFIKSMKKS is encoded by the coding sequence ATGAAACATTTAGAAATAGAATTGAAAACACTTCTGAAAAAAGAGGAATATGATCATCTAAAAAAACAGTTTTCCCATATCCAACCCGTCTTTCAGAAAAACTACTACATTGACACACCAGATTTCCAATTGCGTGAAAAGAAGGTTGCCATGCGCATTCGCACCTTTTCAGATTGGGCGGAATTGACCTTAAAAGTACCTCAAACTGTAGGAAATATGGAATACAACCAGAAACTAACTCTTCCAGAAGCTGAATCGTACCTAGAAAAACAAAAACTACCTCAAGGGCTCGTTCTAGAAAAGCTCGCTAAGATTGGTATTGAAAGTCATGACTGGCTTGTTTTAGGCTGCCTTTCGACTCTTCGTTATGAAACGAAAACAGAAATCGGCTTAATGGCGTTAGATGAAAGTCACTACTTTGACCAAACGGACTATGAACTCGAGCTTGAAGTCACAGACCATGAAAAAGGGAAAGCCGATTTTCGGAAATTTTTAGATGAAAATCACATAACTTATCAGAAAGCTCCTTCAAAATTAATTCGTTTTATTAAAAGCATGAAAAAAAGCTGA
- the yycF gene encoding response regulator YycF translates to MKKILIVDDEKPISDIIKFNMAKEGYEVVTAFNGREAIELFEAEQPDIIILDLMLPEIDGLEVAKAIRKTSSVPIIMLSAKDSEFDKVIGLELGADDYVTKPFSNRELQARVKALLRRTDLVSVDSQESDEKKTQPLQIGDLEIVPDAYVAKKYGEELDLTHREFELLYHLASHIGQVITREHLLETVWGYDYFGDVRTVDVTIRRLREKIEDTPSRPEYILTRRGVGYYMRNND, encoded by the coding sequence ATGAAAAAAATATTAATTGTAGATGATGAGAAACCAATCTCAGATATTATTAAGTTTAATATGGCCAAGGAAGGTTATGAAGTTGTAACAGCCTTCAATGGTCGTGAGGCAATCGAGCTATTTGAAGCTGAGCAACCAGATATTATTATCCTCGACTTAATGCTACCTGAAATTGATGGTTTAGAAGTTGCTAAAGCTATTCGTAAGACTAGTAGCGTGCCGATTATCATGCTATCAGCTAAGGATAGCGAGTTTGACAAGGTTATTGGTTTAGAGTTAGGTGCAGACGATTATGTTACAAAACCTTTCTCAAACCGTGAATTGCAGGCTCGTGTCAAGGCCCTGCTTCGTCGTACAGACCTAGTTTCTGTGGATAGCCAAGAGTCTGATGAGAAGAAGACGCAACCTTTACAAATTGGTGATTTGGAAATCGTTCCAGATGCTTACGTGGCGAAGAAATATGGTGAGGAATTAGATTTGACCCACCGTGAGTTTGAACTCTTGTATCACTTGGCGTCTCATATTGGTCAAGTGATTACGCGTGAACACTTGCTTGAGACTGTATGGGGTTATGACTATTTTGGTGATGTTCGTACAGTGGACGTGACCATTAGACGCTTACGTGAGAAAATCGAAGATACTCCAAGTCGTCCAGAGTACATTCTCACACGTCGTGGTGTTGGATACTATATGAGAAATAATGATTGA